The DNA segment TCCTTGTAAATTCAGTTTCTTCAGAACTCCCTCCTCTCCCAATCTCTCCAAGCACCTTCTTGAATTTGAGGCATTGGTGAAGAGGGTATAGAACACAGCATCTGGTATTTAAATGGATAAGTCTGGCTTGGCAGGttagtaaatgaatgaatctgGACCAACAAGAGGGTGAGCAGGTGGGTAGGTGAATACAAGCATGAACTGTCACCAGGCATACCCTGGAATGGCACCTTCCAGAGGACAGGGATTCCCACTTATTCAAGACCCCAGCTGGATTCCATTGACCCAACAGcatgaaattttttcaaaatctattttaaaaatgtgttacttAGAAActagaatatttatgaacatgTAATCAAAGTGTGGCAAGACACTTATAAAGGTAACTCTACCATTTGGTACATACAAACATTCATTTATACCTAGTTGCTAGGtaataaatttttgaaatgttCAATATTTTATATCTACCACCTGTATTAGTGGGCCATTATTTCCCTCAACTAAAAGCAAACTATGTTTTCTATCACCGTCAATATTCTTTAAACTTGAaggaaacttttaaagaaacaggGATGGGAGAGCTTTAAGATCCCATCCAGGGTTTCTCAGCATTACCTGTGTGATTCAAAGTCTTACCTgggaagactttaaaaaatctcaatgtatttttttttcctttttaaaaacattaaaaattttttttcttgtgtgcattgtgtgtgtgtggtttgtcttttttctctttatggttTGGCATCCATGTTTTTAAAGTTTCCCAAGTGATTCCCATGTGCAGCCAAGGCTTTAACCCAAGTGCAGCTGAGACTAGTAAAGAGACTTACTCTGCAAACGTGTAGGCTTTACATTCCTTGTAAAAGTCAGACGTGAAATCAGCCCACGTCCTCATTCTGATCCCGCCCCATCATCTCCCTCTTCTTTACACTTATTTCTGTCTTGGTGGTTTAGTGACTCATGGGCCATGTCCGTGAGGATCCAAGTTCAGGTGAACTATGCTATCACTTTGTGAAAGCTGTACTTTCCACTCATGAACGCTGGACTGAACTTTTGTGCCTTGAAGTAGTTTTAGGGACTGAGGAAAGCATAGTTGAAATAAATCCTGAGAAGTTTGCAAACCACCCTGAGCCACAGCTGGCCCTTCCCCCAAATCACAGGAATGTTGAGAAACAGCAGCTGTATGGCCACCCTACCCTTTGTCAGTGGGCTTGCTCCCCCCATACATTTGTACTCTGTTCGTTACCCCCAGTCAAAACCCAACCATGTGTCCCTTGGAGAGTCACTTTCTCTCCAATGCTCCCTACCATAGCAGCTTTGAAAAAGTGCTTGTCTTCAACCCTAACTAGTCTCGTTTTCTGCTTTGACTGTTTAATTTCTGGACTAGGTCATGtcactgactcatttggaaaagcaACATGTGAGGATGCCCACCCACAAAATATCTTTTCCCGGGCTTTGGCATTAGTGGGGTGTGAAGTAGCACCCAGGAGGGCAGACTTCACCATTCAccttccctgcccacccctcaTCCTTCCAGTGCCCACTAACCAGGTAGGGCTCGGGGCGGGGGTTGAACCAAAAGACTTGCACATGCCAGTGGGTTGCAGTTATGTATTCAGTTTCCTATGTCCTTGAATAACACGGGCCatgggaagggggagagaaacaCTGGAAGAGCTGCCTGGCTGGATACATGACTTCTACTAAGTCCTAGGTTCCTACACTTTACAAGATCATCTTCCTACAGGAAAACCGGCTCCCACAAGGATAGCAGGGGTTACAGGGGTCACAGGGGTTACAGGGGCTGCAGGGGCTACAGGGGCTGCAGGGGTTACAGGGGTTACAGGGGCTACAGGGGCTGCAGGGGTTACAGGGGTTACAGGGGTTACAGGGAGACGTGCAGGGGTAGCAGGGAGACTCGATCTTGACGCAACTGCCGAGCCCGTAGGAGTAGGTCACGTCCTTCTCGTCCACGCACGGGGGCAAGCTGAACTCTTTGCAGATGTTCATGTAGCTGTATTTTTTCGACCCGAGGCAGTCGTATCTGTTCTCGCGCTCGGCCGACACACACACCTTTCCGTCCTTCACTCTAACCTTGACTTGATCCGGTTCAAAGCCGCACACGTTCACCGATCCTAAAATGTTACTGCTACAGCAAGAGGAGGCCAGAATTCTATTTGTTGTTCTTCTCAGTCTGGAGTTTAGGAAAAGGAAAGGGTAGGAGGGAGAAGCTCAGATggactcagacacaacttgacAAGCAACATTTTAAcctctattgaaaaaaaaaaacaccaaaccaGCAGAAGTAAATACTAGTCACTGTGGGGAGTCAAACTTTACAGAAGGGTGTGAAGTGAAAAATGAGAGTCGGCCCATGGGAACCACACCCTCCACTCCCAGGTAAACCCCTGTTAACTATTGGTGAGTGTTTGGTCTTCCAGATCTCTCtggaagttttttatttttactgtttatttttaaaatttttttctttttctttccagttttattgagagataattgacatacagcattgtaaatttaaggtgtacagcataatgatttgacttaacaTACATCGTGAAATTATTATCTCAGTAAGTTTAGTGATTATCTATCACTTCATATAGATACCAAATTAAACAGAAAGatctttttccttgtgatgagaacaccTAGGATTTAGTCTCTTAACTTTCATATACAACCTACAGCACTGTTAATCATATTGTATATTACATACCtagtaagagtcagacacgactgagcgacttcactttcatacattggagaaggaaatggcaacccactccagtgttcttgcctggggaatcccagggacggcagagcctggtgggctgccatctatggggtcgcacagagtcgaacacgactgaagtgatttagcagcagcagcagtacttattttggagaaggcaacggcaccccactccagtactcttgcctggaaaatcccgtggacggaggagcctggtaggctgcagtccatggggctgccaggagttggacgtgactgagcgacttcactttcacttttcacttgcatgcattggagaaggaaacggcaattctacagtgttcttgcttggagaatcccagggatgggggagcctggtgggctgccgtctctggggtcgcacagagtcggacacgactgaagcgacttagcagcagcagcagcagcagtacttatttaccttataactggaagtttgtacctttcgaCCATCTTTATCCAATCCTCCCCCTTCCTCACCCCTCTAGtagccacaaatctgatctctttttctgtctgtgtGGTTGGTTTGTTGGTTGGGTTTTTctaaagtataattgacctacaacattCCTggtgcacagcatagtgatttgatactTTTTTCCATTACAAAATGATCAGCACTTTCTCTTGCATTTAAATCTCAACTCCTTGTCTTATTAGTTATGGAACCCTGGGCAGGCTTCTtaacctctctgcctcagtttcctcatctgtaaaactgggacAATACCAGTAACCTATTTCTAGGGATTTCATGAGACAAATTAGTTACTGAATGAAAAGGATCTATACTGGTGCTCGGAGCATGGTTAGCATGTTAGGCTTTTGTCTTGTGTGTGAGTCCCACAGCGTGCCATGGAAAGTACTAAGCCATTGGAGGCATTGTTTCATTTGACCTGCATGAGAACCCTGTCACGCAGGTGGAATTGTCCCTGTTTTGTAGATGGGGAGATGCTGAAGGTGGTGagtgcagagccaggattcaaatccaggcctGTTTAATGCCAAAGTCATGATTTTAACCATCACTTAGACTGAGCTCTCAGCATGAGGACCCAGACACTCAGTCTTGGAGGCCTGGCATCAGCCCTGCCTGCTCTGGGTCTCCTCAGGGACCAATTTCTTTCTAATTGCCTGAGCCTTCCAAAGATAACCTAATGCTCTGAAATGCTCTTCTTTTTACTCccttaccattaaaaaaaatctgtattctaAGAGCCACTCCTGGCAAATCTTGCATCTTTGGCCTCCAAAGGGAGGTCTTGGCATGTGTGCTTTCTAGAACCTCTTCTGGTTTGAGGAGTCTGGACTCTGATTGGGTGATTAATctcagatatattttttattctgacTTTTTATACTGAATAGTTTATACACTTACTGCTTTTTGTTACATAAGTTATTACAAGCTCACTGTAGAAAACTCaaaatgtgctgtgctcagtcgctttagtcatggccgactctgtgaccccgtggactgtagccggcctggctcctctgtccatggcattctccaggcaataacactggagtgggtagccgttcccttctccagtggatcttcctaacccagggatcaaacctgaatctcatGTCTCCTAAATtggtagacaggttctttatcactagtgccacctggtaagcccagaAAACCCAAAGTCCAGATAAACAAAGAGAtggactattttttcttttttcagttcagttcagtcactcagtcgtatcagacgctttgcgaccccatgaatcgcagcacgccaggcctccctatccatcaccaactcccggagttcactcagactcacatccagtcaatgatgccatccagccatctcatcctctgtcgtccccttctcctcctgcccccaatccctcccagtcttttccaatgagtcaactcttcgcatgaggtggccaaagtactggagttttagctttagcatcattccttccaaagaaatcccagggctgattttcttttttaacagacCACAAAAGCCCTCTTTGTCTTCTACAGGAGATGGATCTGGGAGTCCAATCTACAAGCCAAGGCCGGCTTCCAGATCCATCTCCTCCTCTCAACAATCTGAATCTTGGGGTATGAATTcatgtttgttttgggttttccTTAGATTTCCCCCTCTTCCACTATTCCTTCCTATTCCAGAGGGGGTCACTCTGGCCCCCTCTCAACTGCAGCAGATGCACGGGGGTCTCACAAATATGGATCTTCAGGAAATTGCCCCAGAAGTCTTGGCTGGATCAGGTTTCTTCTTCCCTTTGCTCCTAGGTCAGGTGCAACCTATGGGGATGTGTGGGTTTAGGAGAAATTGCAGAAGCCTCATTTTACCCATTAGATTGAGCTCCGAACTTGCAACCTGACTCCTGCCTGGCAATGTACCATCACCCTACATAAGATTTTCCCTGGGTCTGTGAGGTTCTGAGAGATGTTCTGCTTTACTGTGATCATGAGGACAGAGGTTAGTCATGGTCAACAGAGGCAAGTCAGCCTCTTCAGTGGATGGCAGAAGCCTCTTAGGAAAATTGGGGAAGAGCGAGTGGGCAGCGCTGTTTGCCTGCCACTCTGGGGTGACACCTCCCCTCCCGACTGAAACTGGATTTCACCTGAAGGTATGACCACGCTCCTGAATGTGATTCTGCCCAGAGCAAAGGGGAGTGATACCGCCAGCCATCTTCACAAAGAGATGAATCGGTTTTCTGCCAAGTGATGAATAAGGTGAAGAGGATGACGAGAACGCCAGTCTCTACACTGAACCACAGGATGGCTGTCCTTCCTCTAGTTACTTTTTCTCCTTAGACCCCTGCGAGTAACCTGTTGAGCTTGCTTGTTCCTTTCCAACAcatctttccctcttccttcttttccctcttcctgttCCTTGCCTTGTCTCTCTCCTGATTTTGGATGATACTGGAGAAGTATGACTCTCAGCAGGAGCAGGGTGGCACCACACAGGTGCATCTGAACACCTGTGGCACTGTTCAAACACAGgtgcctgggccccacccccgGAGTTTCTGATTCAGCTGGTCTGAGGAGGGaaccaagaatttgcatttctaacaagttccaggTGATGCTGGCTGCTGGGTTCAGACAGCAGATCACTCTGACCACTGCTGACCAGGCAATTTAAGCACATCGATTCCAGAACTCAGGCAAACCTGGTCTCAAGTCCCGGCTCTCCCATATCCTGAGGATCAAGAACGTTGCCCTGACTCTGTTTCATAATCTCTAAATTGGCCAAGatgttgcaaggattaaatgaagaTGATGTGCTAGGCACTTGGTTTTCACTAGATAAAGGTAAGTCTCTTTATCAGGCTCCGCCTTACACAGACTTCCCCGAAATATGAGGCTTTAAGTGGCCAAGCCCCAAGTCCTGTGTCATTAAACACTAAGGCTAAataatggacatgcatttggcCTGCAGGGGCAGCAACTCCAACTCCTGCTGCCCTGGGTGCCTGGGCCCTGAGACCTATGGGTACAAAGAGATTGCAGTGAGAGGGGACGAGGGGCCCAGCTTGCTTCCAGCTCTGCAAGGTCACAGAGGGAAACAGCGAGCTGTCCTCTCTGTGGGAGAGTCAACCTGCCACCAGCCGTAAGGTAAAGCCGCAGAGTTCCTGGGTTCCTCTCTGCTGGCTTCCCACAGTGTGACTATGCCCTGATCTTTGGGTCAAAGAATGAGGTGGGTTGAGGGGAGTGGAATGATTTGCCTGAGGGCTTAAAACCCAGGGAGGCACTGCTAAACCACAAAGAATGCACTCTGGGGGCTGACAGTCATCAGCCTCCCCCAATGAGGGTGATGCAGGGGGAACTTCATACTCAGAGTGTGAGGggtaaaaggaaatgagaaggctGGTTTCAAAGTTCTCAGAAGATGATGCCTCTGAGGTGGGGGTTTTTTTAAGGGAACTTCTTGAGCTGCAGGTCAACCAAGGATACTTGGATGACTGGACGGAAGCAGTCTCAGGATGAATTTCCAGGTACCTGCAAAGGGCCCAGCATTGAACCTAGGGCATTCCTAAGCGCAGCTGCAAATCAAGGTTCATTTGCCCACGCAACACTAGACCCAAGTGTTGGAGCCACTCCAATATGAGCTATAGTTAGATAATGAACCCTAAGGGCAGGATGGCTCTTAcccagagggtaaagcgtctgcctggaatgtggaagacctgggttcgattcccaggttgggaagacccccctggagaaggaaatggcactccatttcagtactcttgcctggaaaattccatggaaggaggagcctggtaaactacagtccatgggattgcaaagagtcgcacacgactgagcaacttcacttctaagGGCAGGATTGAGGAGGGGCTGGCTTTGTTTCTACCATTTGTGTACAGAGGACAGGAAGCCCATGAAATGCAGGGGTGAATCGAGTGCAAACTTACATCAGGCTGGTCACATGGTTTCCTACAAGAGAAATCAAACTCAGTAACTTCAGTCTCTCTCAGttcaagagaggaaggaaggaagagtcaGGGAAAAGGCTAGTGGTTAGAGTACGAAAGTAATCTggggagaagaaaagaatttcaaagaagCTAATGAAATGGAAGTACTTACTTGGGTCTCCACTATTGAAGATACTGTCAAGGTGTCTTTAGAAGTAGCTGCTCAGTAAACAATGGAAAGAATTTGGGCCTTCTGTACCCAgactaaaaatacacacacacacaatcaaataCACACCAATTAAATACACACTCAGGAAGGCTCAAATGACTTTTAGGGGAAATTACATGGTCTGCCAAAACTTCTTGCCCATTATTAACGGAACACCCAGAGACAGAGCACATAGACTCTCACACAGAAAAACAATTCCAGTGGGGCCATGGCAACTATAGACCAAGGAATCTTCTCCATTGGGCAAAGAAGCTTCTGGATAACATGTCCTGGCATCTAAGAGGACATGTCATACCTAATCAAACTGCTGGCTTTTGCTTTAAGGGGTAAAAGGTCACGTGCATATGTTTTCTAAATTCTAAAAGCCTTGGGAAGGTTTCACACCAAAGATTGTTTTAAATCGAATCAACATGATATTTCTCAATCCATTCAGTCATGGGTTGGGAgctgagagataagaaaggaggcatttcactgaaaaaaatgataatggGAGTCCTCTGGGACTAGAGCTGGACCAGGCTTTAACATTTTCATTCATATTCAGAAATTGAATATTTAGGTTTGCAGGTAACTCTAAGCTTTTCAGGACAGTGAAATGTCAAGCTGTTAGAGCATAGGAGTTTCCCAAGGTGGTCTGAATAGGAAGAAAAGTAGCTGGGAAGAGGGCAGACCTGAGGTCATTTCTGAAATGAACTCAGGATTATCAGTTCAGAGATCCCAGAAGACCTCAGCAGCTTCATGTACTGCTTCaggcaacagaaaaaaattagcGAAAAATCCAGACATCATCAGGGAAAGTATCACAAACCATAGCAAGCGTTACCTCTTGTATAAATAAACCACACTGCTTAGATTTAAGCTTGAAATCGTGTCTACTGCAGATCATTAAGTAAAGACTCCCGGAGTAGGCGGAGGGTGCCCAGCTGGTGAAGAACTCACCTGGAGAGCCCAGAGAGTAAGACAGCCTGGAGACAGAGACTGAGCAGACTTGGAGCAAGGGTGTTTGAATAGTCAGAGGCATAGGGAAGTAGACACAGGCTACTCGCAAGTAGCCCTTCATTTAgaccagatattttttaaaaatgaccctTACATGAAATTTATGTAACTTGATACTTGATGGGGTAAAAATTGGTTCAGATTGAGTATAGATGAGTTTATTTGGCAATGGTCCCATCTCAGACTATTGAAGGAAGTTCATTACTGACCTTTGGTGACCAATGACCTAGACAATAATTGTTCTATTGCCCTTTCCAGGGAATCATCACTGTCCTTTGTTGTCAGggcttcattct comes from the Bos indicus isolate NIAB-ARS_2022 breed Sahiwal x Tharparkar chromosome 14, NIAB-ARS_B.indTharparkar_mat_pri_1.0, whole genome shotgun sequence genome and includes:
- the ODF1 gene encoding outer dense fiber protein 1; the protein is MAALSCLLDSVRRDIKKVDRELRQLRCIDELSARCLCDLYMHPYCCCDLHPYPYCLCYSKRSRSCGLCDLYPCCLCDVKLYCLRPSLRSLERKAIRAIEDEKRELAKLRRTTNRILASSCCSSNILGSVNVCGFEPDQVKVRVKDGKVCVSAERENRYDCLGSKKYSYMNICKEFSLPPCVDEKDVTYSYGLGSCVKIESPCYPCTSPCNPCNPCNPCSPCSPCNPCNPCSPCSPCSPCNPCDPCNPCYPCGSRFSCRKMIL